A stretch of Babylonia areolata isolate BAREFJ2019XMU chromosome 23, ASM4173473v1, whole genome shotgun sequence DNA encodes these proteins:
- the LOC143297937 gene encoding uncharacterized protein LOC143297937: MMSLCFLTTLAVMFMGAHGQADGGLSPEQLQERCQANSTAVFAHPGQCQLYYNCSNDALSRQSYFTQYLEECPYPTLFSPVTSRCQAFRDVTCGDRLELVDKCDYLLHKCGVHPRYCGTPCHVHNPSCKDLPDGRNVYQYREWSPYFVVCQSNRTVDSGQCARDLKLSIARLFHSQKRRCVTVYEIPREHSGYGLNCANKTDGLHVDDATRRPDVYFRCHGGELMAVERCQKGTYFDELRLICSAQPLWNSIMMKKKTVK; the protein is encoded by the exons ATGATGTCATTGTGTTTCCTTACAACGCTGGCTGTCATGTTTATGGGGGCTCATGGGCAGGCTGACG gaGGCCTGTCCCCCGAACAACTCCAGGAGCGATGCCAGGCGAACAGCACGGCTGTCTTTGCCCACCCTGGGCAGTGCCAGCTGTACTACAACTGCAGCAATGACGCGCTGTCCCGACAGTCCTACTTCACCCAGTACCTGGAGGAGTGCCCCTACCCCACGCTCTTCTCCCCCGTGACGTCACGCTGCCAGGCCTTCCGTGACGTCACCTGTGGCGACCGTCTGGAGCTCGTggataagt GTGACTATCTCCTACACAAATGTGGGGTGCACCCTCGCTACTGCGGGACCCCATGTCACGTGCACAACCCGAGCTGCAAGGATCTGCCTGACGGGCGGAACGTCTACCAGTACAGGGAGTGGAGCCCTTATTTCGTCGTCTGTCAGTCCAACAGAACCGTGGATTCTGGACAATGTGCCAGAGACCTCAAACTGTCCATCGCTCGG TTATTCCACTCCCAAAAACGCCGCTGTGTCACCGTGTACGAGATACCCCGAGAGCACAGCGGATATGGGCTGAACTGCGCCAACAAGACAGACGGCCTTCACGTTGACGACGCCACCCGCAGACCCGACGTGTACTTCCGGTGTCATGGCGGCGAGCTGATGGCCGTGGAGAGGTGTCAGAAAGGGACGTACTTCGATGAGCTTCGGCTCATCTGCTCCGCTCAACCCCTTTGGAACAGCAtcatgatgaagaaaaaaaccgtgaaataa